Within the Microbacterium sp. 1S1 genome, the region GTGCTGTGGCGGGACGGTGAGCGCGCGGCCGCGGTGTTCGACGCCGCCGGCATGCTCGCCCTCGGTCTCCTCGCCGCCGGACTCGGGCTGGCGCTGGGGTCCGCGCTCTAGACCGGTGCTTGCGGAGGGCCGACGCAGCGCGCTATTCTCGCTGCTAATCGTTTAACGCTAAACGGTTAACATCGCGCACCGCCTTCTCGTGCACCCGTCAAAGGAGACCTCGATGCCCCGCACCTCCCGCCGCGCCCTCGGCGCTCTCGCCGCCTCCGCGGCCGCCGTCCTGGCACTCTCCGCCTGCTCGTCCTCCGCCACGGGGGAGTCCTCGGGCGGCGACATCACCCTCAGCTACGCGATCTGGGACGAGAACCAGAAGCCCGCGATGGAGGACATCGCCGCCGCCTACACCGAGGAGCACCCGAACGTCACGATCGAGATCCAGGTCACGCCGTACAAGGAGTACTTCACCAAGCTCCAGACCGCGGTGACGGGAGGCTCGGCCGCCGACGTCTTCTGGATGAACGGCCCGAACTTCCAGCTCTACGCCTCGAACGGGCAGCTCGCCCCGCTCGACGGCGTCGAGACCTCCGACTACCCCCAGGGGCTCGTCGACCTCTACACCTACGATGGTGAGCTCTACGGCGCCCCCAAGGACTTCGACACGGTCGCGCTCTGGTACAACAAGTCGTTGTTCGACGCGGCCGGTGTGGAGTACCCGAGCGCGGGCTGGACTTGGGACGACTTCCGGGCCGCGGCCGCGAAGCTGACCGACCCCGCGAAGGGGCAGTTCGGCGTCGCCGCGAGCCAGTACGGCCAGGAGAACTTCTACAACTCCATCGCGCAGGCGGGCGGCGAGGTGATCTCGGCGGACGGGACGGAGAGCGGGTACGGATCGGCTGAGGCCCTGGAGGGCATCGAGCTGTGGACCGATCTCATCGCGGACGGCTCCTCGCCCTCCGCGCAGCAGATGACCGACACGAACCCGGAGGACTTCTTCCTCTCCGGCAAGGTCGCCATGTTCCAGAACGGTTCGTGGGCCGCCATCGCCTACGCCGACAACGCCGACATCGGCACGAGCGTCGACGTGGCCCCGCTGCCCGCCGGGCCGGAGGGCAACCAGAGCGTGATCCACGGCGTCGGGAACGTCGCGAACGCCAAGAGCGCGCACGTGGAGGAGGCCAAGGACTTCGCGGCCTTCGCGAGCGGTGAGCAGGCGGCGAAGATCCAGGCCGAGACCGGCACCGTGATCCCGGCGTTCAACGGCACGCAGCAGGCGTGGGTCGACGCGCTGCCGCAGTTCGATCTGCAGGTCTACATCGACGCACTGGAGACCGCCGTCCCGTACCCCGTGTCGAAGAACACCTCCGCGTGGACGAGCATCGAGAGCGAGGTGCTGTCGCAGGTGTGGTCCGGAGCGGTCTCCCCGAAGGACGGTCTGAAGGATCTCGCCGCGCAGATGCAGACCGCGCTGGACGCCGAGCAGGAGTGACGGCATGACCGCCCTCGCGCCTCGCACGGTCGCCCCTGCGGCCGGGCGGACACCGGAGGCCTCGCCCTCCGGTGTCCGCCGGCGCCGCCGCACCCCCGGCACCTCACCGTGGTGGGCCCTCGTCTTCCTCGGCCCCACCGCCCTGGGCCTGGCCGTGTTCTACCTGTGGCCGACCGTGCGCACGCTTATCATCTCCTTCACGAAGTCGGGCCCGTTCGGCGGTTCCGAGTGGATCGGGTTCGAGAACTACGTGCGGCTGGCCCAGGACCCGGAGCTCCTCGGTGCCCTGCGCAACACCGCGGTCTACACCGTGATCGCCCTCATCGGGATCCCCCTCGCGGTCGCGATCGCCGCACTGCTGAACACCACCGGTCTCAAGGGCCGCAGCGCCTACCGCACCCTCTATTTCATCCCCGTGGTCACCATGCCCGCGGCGATCGCCCTCGTCTGGCGCATGATCTACAACGGCGACTATGGCGTGCTGAACTCGGCCCTCGGTGCCGTCGGCATCGAGGGACGGAGCTGGCTGACCGACCCGAACACCGCGCTGATCGCGATCGCCGTCGTCGGCATCTGGGCGGGGCTCGGGACCAACATCGTCATCTTCCTCGCCGGACTCCAGGGCATCCCCGACACGATCATGGAGGCCGCCGACCTCGACGGCGCGGGACCGGTGCGGAAGTTCTTCTCGATCACGATCCCGCTGCTGTCGCCCTCGATCTTCTTCGTCAGCGTCATCAGCGTGATCGGGGCCTTGCAGGTGTTCGACCTCATCTACATGATGCTCGGCCGCAGCAACCCCGCGATGCCGAACACCCGCACGGTCGTCTACCTGTTCTATGAGGCGGGCTTCCTCGACAACGACCGTGGCTACGCGGCCGCGGTCGCCTTCCTCCTGCTGCTGATCATCCTCGTGCTGACGATCGTGCAGTTCCGGTTGCAGAAGAAGTGGGTGCACTATGAGTGACGTCTCCCTCGACACCCGTGCGGTCGTCGGTGCGGCCCCCGCACGATCGCGGACGGCGGGTACGCCCCGGAACCGCGGACTGTGGATCGTGCACCTCGTGCTGATCCTGGGCGCCGCGCTCATGGTGTTCCCCTTCGTGTGGCAGCTGCTGACCTCGTTCAAGACGCTGTCGGACTCGGTGCAGGTACCGCCGTCGCTCCTCCCGCGGGAATGGGTCTTCACCAACTTCGCCGAGGTCTTCGACTCGATGCCCTTCGGGCAGATGTTCCTGAACTCCGTGCTCCTGACCGTCGGCCGCACGGTCGGGCAGGTCGCGCTGTGCACCATGGCGGGCTACGCCTTCGCGCGCATCGCCTTCCCCGGCCGGAACGCCCTGTTCGTCGTGTTCCTCTCGGTGCTCATGGTGCCGTCGCAGCTCTACCTGCTGCCCCAGTACGAGATCATCCAGTCGCTCGGCTGGCTGAACTCGCTGCAGGCGCTCATCGTGCCCGGCATCTTCAGCGCCTTCGGGACCTTCCTGATGCGGCAGTTCTTCCTCTCGATGCCTGCCGAGCTCGAAGAGGCGGCGCGCATCGACGGGGCGAATCCGTGGCAGACCTTCTGGCGGATCATGGTTCCGCTCGCGAAGCCTGGCATCATCGCACTTGTGGTGTTCACCGTGCTGTGGTCCTGGAACGATCTGCTGTGGCCGCTGATCGTGACGACCGATCCGGCGAAGATGCCGCTGTCGGTCGGACTCTCGCAGCTCGTCGGCATCCACGGCACCGACTACCCGGTGCTCATGGCGGGCGCCCTGCTGGCGACCCTGCCCATGCTGGTGACGTTCATGATCCTGCAGCGGCAGTTCATCCAGGGCATCGCGTTCAGCGGGACGAAGGGCTGAGACATGGCACAGCGTGAGCACGCCCCGGGCCGCCGTCCGACCTTGCGGATGGTGGCCGAGCGGGCCGGAGTGTCGACCGCGACCGTGTCGTACGTCTTCTCCGGGCGCGCCGGGGCGAGCGGGGCGGGCGTGGCCGAGGCCACCGCAGCGCGGGTGCTCGCCGCGGCGGACGAGCTCAACTATCGTCCGAACACGGCGGCCAGGGCGATCCGCACCGGCCGCAGCGGCATGGTGCAGCTCTCCCTCCACATGCTGAGCGACCCGTGGTCGCTGGCGGTCGCCGACGCCGTGAACGCCGAGGCGAACAAGCACGGCCTCACGACGCTCATCCTCGCCGACGGCGACTGGCACGCGGCCCTCGACCGGGTCGAGAGCGACGTGGCCTATCTCGACGGCGTCGGGCTGGACGAGGCGGATGCACGGCGGCTGGGCGACCTCGTCAAGCGCGGCCAGCGCCTGGTGGTGTTCTCGGAGCACCTGGAGCCGGACGGGTTCGACGTCATCCGCTCGGATGCGATACCGGGATGCGAGCTCGCCATGGACCACCTGCTGGAGCGGCACACGGCCATCGGCTGCATCGCCGCAGAGGGCGCGGTCCGCCTCGCGGGGACGCGCGTCACGCGGTACACGCCGTACGTCGAGAAGCTGGCGGCCGCCGGGATCCCGCCGGACCCGGCATGGACCGTGACCTATGCCGAGACGCAGGCCAGCGCCTTCACCGCTGCCATCGAGTTGCTGTCGCGGGAGAACCGCCCGGAGGCCGTGTACGCGACGACCGACTTCGCCGCAATCGCAGCCATCAACGCCGCGCACATGCTCGGGCTCCGCGTGCCGCACGACGTCGCGGTGATCGGCGTCGGGAACACCCCGGACGCGCAGCTCATCGCCCCCACCCTCACCACCGTCGGACCCACGGACTTCTACGAGCGTCAGGCGCGCATCATCGTGGAGCGGGCGCTCGAGAGCGACCCCTCACCCGGCGCGCTGCACGAGTTCCCCTGGGCGCTCATCCCCGGCGGTTCGACCGACCTCGACGCCCCGGCGCCCCGCGGCCGCTGAGCCGTCCCCATTCTCCCCCTCTGTCACGAAGGACTTCTGTTGGACCTCCACATCGGCATCATCGGCTTCGGCGCGCGCTCGACCCTCCAGGAAGAGGTGCACCGGCCGGGGCACGGCTCCCGCATCACCGCCGTCTGCGACCTCGCCCCGCGCGCCCGTGAGGACGCCAGGGCGCTCGTCCCCGACGCGCTCATCACCGACTCCCTCGACGAGCTGCTCGCGTCCGGGGTCGACGCGGTCATGGTGCTGACCCCGGACGACACGCACGCCGCGCTGACCATCCGTGCTCTCGAGGCCGGGGTCCCCGTCTTCTGTGAGAAGCCCCTCGCGATCGACCTGGCCGACGCCGACCGCATGCTGGAGACCGCCCGGCGGACGGGGACCCGGCTCTACATCGGCCACAACATGCGGCACATGCCCGTGATCACCCTCATGCGCAGGCTCATCCAGGCCGGCCGCATCGGTCAGGTCAAGGCCGTGTGGGTGCGGCACTTCGTCGGGCACGGCGGCGACTTCTACTTCAAGGACTGGCACGCCGACCGGAGCCGCACCACGGGACTCCTCCTGCAGAAGGGAGCGCACGACCTCGACATCATCCATTGGCTGGCCGGCGCGTACACCGAGCAGGTGGCGGCGATGGGCGGCCTGAGCGTCTACGGCGACATCACCGATCGGCGGGACCGCACGGGGGAGCGGATGCCCGACTGGTTCAGCATGGACAACTGGCCGCCGACCGCGCTCACGGGACTCCACCCCGTCGTCGACGTCGAGGACATCTCGATGGTGAACCTGCGGCTCGAGGGCGGGATCTTCGCGTCGTACCAGCAGTGCCACTTCACCCCGGACTATTGGCGGAACTACACGGTGATCGGCACGGAGGGGCGCATCGAGAACTTCGGCGATGTGGCCGGCAGTGAGGTGAAGCTGTGGAACCGCCGGCATGCCGGGGCGGCCGACGCGGACGAGGTGTTCATCGTGCCCGAGGTGCCCGATGCCGGACACGACGGGGCCGACGCGCTGCTCGTGGCGGAGTTCCTCCGGTTCGTGCGGCACGGTGGTCTCACGGCGACCTCCCCTGTCGCGGCGCGTGAGGCCGTGGCCGCCGGGATCCTCGCCACCGCGTCCCTCCGGGGCGACGGCTCCGCGATCTCCGTCCCCCGCTCGACCCCGACCTCGTCGCCTACTTCGACCGCGGCCAGTCCCCCGCCCCCGCCCCTTCTTCCCCTTCTTCTCCTCCTTCTCCTTCTTCTCCTCCTTCTTCCCCCTTCTTCCCCTTCTTCTTCCCTCTCCTCCACCGCCTCGTCCTGACCCCCACCCCCGTGGGGTGCAATATGCCACCTCCACGGCGCCCCCCGCGCCCCTTTCCCGTCCCATCCCGCACCCCCCGACCCGCCCTGCCCGTCCCCTCCGTCTCCGGTGGGGGTGCAATATGCCACCCCCGCCGCGCCTCCCACGCTCCTTTCCGATCCCGCACCCCGGCCCGCCCTCCCCCGGCCCCGCCCCGTCGTCCCCTCCGTCTCCGGTGGGGGTGCAATATCGCCACCCTCGCCGCGCCTTCCGCGCCCCTTTCCCGTCCCGCACGCCCCGAGCCCCCTGCCCCGGGTCGTCCCTCGGGCAGGGGAGCCCAATATGGCACCCCGCGCGCAGCCCGCAGGCGCCTTTCCGATCCCGCTCCCCGCACTGCCACAGGAGGTCCCCGCGCCCCCGGGGGGAGGCGGTGCGTGCGAGTGCGAAAAGGAGCCGAAAACGGGCGTCCGGGGTGCGGAAGTGATCCGGCGTCGCGGGAGGACGAGCCTGACGGAGCGGCTCTCAGGGAGTTCACACCGGAGCAAATGTACAAACGTACATGTACGCGCGTCCAGGAGGTGAGCGGTGGCGGAGAGTCTGCGTCGACGACGTGACCCCGAAGCGCGCCGCCGAGAGCTCGTCGCCGCGACCGCCGAACTGATCGTCGAGGTCGGGGCCGACGCCATCACCCATCGCATGGTCGCCGCCAGAGCCGGAGTGCCGCTCGGCGCGACCACCCAGTACTTCGACACCCTCGACGACCTGCGCACCGCCGCCTTCCGGTCTCTCGCGGACGAGATCGAATGCCGGCTCGACGGCGTGCGGCAGACTCTCGTCGAACGCGGAGCGGGGGCGGACGTCATCGCGGCGCTCGTGTACGAGAGCGCCCGCGACGGGCACGCGGTGCAAGCGGATCGGGCCGTGGTCACGGCAGCCGTCCACGACCCGCGTCTGCGTGAGCTCGCCCGGCACCTGTCGGACCGTCTCGTCGAGCTCCTGGAGCCCACCTATGGCGCCGACCGGGCCCGAGCGGCGATGATCTTCATCGACGGCGTCATGTGGAGCACGCAGATCCGCGACGTCGATCTCGAACAGTCCTTCCTCGAATCCGCACTGGCGCGGATCCTCGGAGAACCTCTCTCCCTCCCATCCGCAGCGACCGCCACCCCCTGACACCGAGGACCCCGCCTTGTCGAAACTCGCCATCCTCAGCCTGAAGAACCGAGCGCTGATCGCGCTCGTGACGATCGTCGCCGCGGTGTTCGGCGGCCTCGCGCTCACGAACCTGAAACAGGAGCTCATCCCGTCGCTCGAGCTGCCGGCGCTCGTGGTCATGACCACGTACCCCGGCGCCTCCCCGGAGGTGGTCGAGAACGACGTCTCCACGCCGATCGAGTCCGCGATCCAGGGCGTCCCCGACCTCGAGTCGACGACGGCGACGAGCACGACCAACGCGTCCATCGTGCAGGCGATGTTCTCCTACGGCACGAACCTCGCGACCGCGGAGCAGAAGATCCAGCAGGCGATCAACCGCATCTCCTCGCAACTGCCGGAGGACGTCACGCCCCAGGTGCTCTCGGTGTCGATCGACGACTTCCCGGTGATCCAGGTGGCGGTCACCGGGTTCGAGGACGCGGACAACGCCCAGGCGCAGCTCGAGAGCGTCGCGATCCCCGACCTGGAGGATGTCGACGGGGTGAACGCGGCCGAGATCGTCGGCGGCGTCGGACAACGCATCACCGTCACGCCGGACGCCGCGAAGCTCGCGGCGGCGGGGCAGAGCACGCAGGCGATCACCACGGCACTGCAGCAGAACGGCACGCTCTTCCCCGGTGGCGACATCACCGAGGACGGCGAGACGCTGACGGTGCAGACCGGCGCCAAGATCACCTCGGTCGACGAGATCGCCGCCCTGCCCCTGGTCGGCACGGAGCTCACGATCGGAGACGTCGCGACCGTGGCCCAGGTGTCCGACCCGGTGACCTCGATCTCCCGCGTCGACGGCGAGGACGCCCTGTCGATCTCGATCACCAAGCTCCCCGCCGCGAACACAGTCGAGGTGTCGCAGGGGGTGCTCGCCGCGCTCGACGAGATCGGGGAGGCGCTGCCCGATGCCGAGTTCACGGTTGTGTTCGACCAGGCACCGTTCATCGTGCAGTCCATCGACACCCTCGCCACGGAAGGCCTCCTCGGCCTCGTGATGGCGGTGCTCGTGATCCTCGTGTTCCTGCTGTCGGTGCGCTCGACGCTGGTCACCGCGATCTCGATCCCGACCTCTGTCCTCATCACGTTCATCGGGCTGCAGGCGTTCGGCTACTCCCTGAACGTGCTGACCCTCGGGGCGCTCACGATCGCGATCGGCCGCGTGGTCGACGACTCCATCGTGGTGATCGAGAACATCAAGCGCCATTACGTCGGCGACGCGGACAAGGGCGATGCGATCCGGCTCGCGGTGCGGGAGGTCGCCGCGGCCATCACCGCGTCGACCATCACGACCGTGGCGGTGTTCCTGCCGATCGTGTTCGTCGGCGACATGGTGGGCGAGCTGTTCCGTCCGTTCGCGATGACGGTCACGATCGCGATGGTCGCCTCGCTCTTCGTGGCGCTGACGATCGTGCCGGTGCTCGCCTACTGGTTCCTCAAGCCCGGCAAGCCGCTCCTCGACGAGCACGGGAACGCGATCGACCCGGAAGACCCCGCCGCGCCGCCGACCACGCTCCAGCGCGGCTACCGCCCGATCCTCGGCTGGACGCTGAAGCACTCGGGCCTCACGGTGGCGCTCGCCGTGGTCGTCCTCGCCGGAACCCTCGCCGCCGCGCCGCTGATGAAGGTGAACTTCCTCAGCGACTCCGGTCAGAACACCATGACCGTGACGCAGGACCTCGGGCCGACCGCGAGCCTGCAGGCGAAGTCCGACGCCGCTGCTCCCGTCGAGGAGGCCCTCCTCGACATCGACGGCATCGAGCACGTACAGGCGTCGATCGGATCGAGCGGCTCCGCCCTTCGTGACGCCTTCTCCGGCGGGGCGGGGATCACCTACTCCGTGCTGACCGACGGAGACGCCGACCAGGAGAAGCTGCGCGCCGAGGTCCAGGACGCGATCGACGGCCTCGGCGACGAGGCCGGCGAGGTCACCGTCGCGGCGTCCGCCGGTTTCGGATCCAGTGACATCGAGATCACCGTGACGGCGGCGAACGGCGATGACCTCGCCACTGCGACCTCCGCCGTGGTGGAGGAGCTCGACGGCCGGGAGGGCATCGGGCAGGTCACGGACAACCTCGCCGAGGCGCTGCCCTACATCGCCGTGGTCGTTGACCGTGAGGCCGCCGCGCGGGTCGGACTGTCCGAGGTCGCCGTCGGCACGATCGTGTCGAACACGATGCGTCCGCAGCAGATCGGTTCGGTCGAGATCGACGACACCGCGCTGACCGTGTACCTCGTCAACCCGGAGCCGCCGACGACGGTCGCCGCCCTCCAGCAGCTCGCGATCCCCACGGCTACGGGCATCGTGCCGCTGCAGGACATCGCGACCGTGGAGCAGCGCAACGGTCCCACCTCGATCACCACCGAGCAGGGCCGCCGCACCTCGACGGTCACCGTGCCGCCCGCCTCGGACAACCTCGCGGTCGCCACCCAGTCGGTCACCGAGGCGCTCGCCGCGGCCGACCTTCCCGACGGCGCTTCGGCAGAGGTCGGCGGCGTCGCCTCGCAGCAGGCCGATTCGTTCGCGCAGCTCGGCCTGGCGATGCTCGCCGCGATCCTCATCGTGTACGTCGTGATGGTGGCGACGTTCAAGTCGCTCCGTCAGCCGCTGCTGCTGCTGATCTCGGTCCCGTTCGCGGCGACCGGTGCGATCCTGCTGCAGATCGTGACGGGTGTGCCTCTCGGCGTGGCCTCGCTGATCGGCGTGCTGATGCTCATCGGTATCGTCGTGACGAACGCGATCGTGCTCGTCGATCTCGTGAACCAGTACCGGGAGAAGGGACTGTCGACCGCGGAGGCCGTGATGGCCGGTGGGGAGAAGCGTCTGCGTCCCATCCTCATGACCGCGCTCGCCACGATCCTCGCCCTCACACCGATGGCGCTGGGGATCACCGGGCACGGCGGGTTCATCTCGCAGCCGCTCGCCATCGTGGTGATCGGCGGCCTCGTCTCGTCCACGGTGCTGACGCTCATCGTGCTGCCGACCCTGTACAACCTCGTCGAGGGAGCGCGGGAGCGGCGTCGGGCACGCAAGGACGAGCATCAGGACGCCCCGCCGGTGCCCGTCCACGCGGACGGCACCCCGGTCAGTCGTCGGGAACTCCGCGAGCAGCACGGCGACTAGCCGCCGCGCGTCCACAACTCAGGAGAAGAGCCCCGGTTCCCGTCCGTCAGACGGGGACCGGGGCTTTCGCGAGCGGTTCTCCTGAGTCGTGAACCGCGGTCAGGCGAAGGAGAGGCCCCACTCCAGGGTCCAGGTCTCGCCGGGAGCCAGGCGGCGCAGGCCGAGGCCGCTGTTGAACGCGTCCGCCGGGGCCGTCATCGGCTCGATCGCCACCGCCAGCGGGGTGCCGGGATAGTTCGTGGCCGTGTACACCTGCACGAAGTCGAAGCCTTCGCCCTGCCAGAGGGTGATCGCGCGACCGTCGGGGGCGGTGAGGGTGTGCCGTACCCGTCCGTCGGGGTCGCGCTCGAGGTCGGTGAACCCGGTGTCGAGGGAGACGTCGCCGACGCGGAGGCCCTCGCGGAGGGCCGGATCGGCGGGGCGGGTGCCGATCGGGAGCATCCGGTCGTCCGTTTCGAACGCGGTACGGGCGGGGACGCGGAGCATCAGATCGTGCGGGTCGACGTCGCCGATGGTCGGGAACGGGTGCGTGCCGAGAGCGACCGGAGCCGGAGCGTCGGACCAGTTCGTGAGAGTGTGCGTGACCTCGACGCCGTCCGCGGTGAGGACATAAGCGACGGACGTCTCGATCAGGTACGGGTATCCCGTCTGCGGGAACACCGTCGCGCTCAGGGTCGCGGCGCCCTCCGTCTGCTCGACCGTGTAGGCGGTGTAGCGGAGGAGCCCGTGGCTGGCGGTGTTCGTCTTCGGCTCGCTGAGGGAGAGCTGGCGGTTCGTTCCGTCATCGTCCCACCGCCCGTCCCGGATGCGATTCGGCCAGGGCACCAGCACGACTCCGGAGCAGGACGGTGTGGGGACGTCGAGGGGGTACGGCGAGATGAGATCGACCTCGCCGATGCGCAGGCGACGCAGCGAGGCGCCGACCTGGGCGATCTGTGCGGTCACGTCACCGAGACGGAGGTGGACCTGGGTGCCGGTGGGGGAGACGGAGTTCACCTCGACATCGTAAGGCCGGAGGCCGCAGGAGTGCGGGGGTCTCCCAGAGTCGGCGAGTAGGATGGACTGGTCGGCTTCGGACACCCGCGCAGGGCGCGGACGTTTTTCAGTGTGTGAAGTGTGAGTCCAGGGGCCGATGGTGCACGTCGATCGACGTGAATCAACCATCACAGGAATGGCCCCGGCCGCAGATCGTCCGGACTCCGCCCTCGTCGGAGTGCTTGCGCGTGCGCGCAGCGCTGTTCTCGTGCGAGAACGCAAGAAGGACACCCGAATGCCCAAGAACAAGAAGCCCCGCGGCGGTCGCGCCGCCGCGAACTTCGAGCCGCGCTACGGCGCCAAGAAGACATCGTTCCACGACCGTCACCGTCCGTCCGGCGGTCGGGACGCGGCGCGCGATGAGCGCCCCGCCCGCGACGACCGCGAAGGTCGCGCGACGAGCGGTTACGACCGCCGCCCGGGGAGCCGCAGCCCCGGCCACCGCGGCTACCGTCCGGACGAGGCGGAGTCCGGTGCCCCGAAGCGTCGGTGGAGCTCCCAGGAGCGCGCCGGCCGCGACGAGGCCCGCAACATCCGCAACCGTGCGGAGTCCGGGCGCCGCGAGGCCCCGCACCGCCGCGACGACCGCACCACGGGAGGCCGGTTCGAGGACCGCTCCGAGCGTCCGCGGTACGGCGACCGTGCCGGAACCGCGCGGTTCGACGCCCGTCCCCGTCGCGACGACCGGGGCGGTTCCGCACGCCAGGGATTCCGTGACGGCGACCACCGTGACGGCGGACGTCCGCGGTTCGACGACCGCCGGACCGAGCGTCCTCGGTTCGACCGTGACGACCGCCCCCGCGGGGCCGACCGACGCGACGACCGCGGCCGCGCCGGCGATCAGGGAGGCGAGCGTTCCTACGACGCCGCCCGTGCGCGCCGTTCCTTCGACCGCGACCGCACGCAGCGCTCCTTCGAGGGGGGCCGCGAGCGGCCGTCGACCGGAGGGGCGTATCGCACCGAGCGCCCGCGTCGCGACGAGCGCCCTCCGCGTGACGAGCGTCCGACCCGCAGCGACTGGAACGCGAAGCCGAAGGCGTCGTTCGAGCAGGCCGACGACGTCGTCCACGAGCGCCTCGAGGCACAGGCCGTGCAGGCCGTCGAGGTCGAGGGCGTCACCTTCGCCGACCTCGGCCTCGGCTCGAACATCACCGAGACCCTGAACAACATGGGCGCCGCGACGCCGTTCCCGATCCAGGCGGCGAGCATCCCGGCCGTCCTCGAGGGGCGCGACGTGCTCGCCCGCGGACGCACGGGCTCCGGCAAGACCATCGCCTTCGGCGCACCGCTCGTCGAGCGGGTGCTGCAGTCGCAGGCAGGCAAGCGCCGCGAGTTCGGCCGTGCGCCGCGCGCGATCATCCTCGCTCCGACGCGCGAGCTCGCGCTGCAGATCGACCGGACCATCCAGCCGATCGCCCGCAGCGTCGGCCTCTTCACGACGCAGATCTACGGCGGCGTGCCGCAGGGACGTCAGGTGGGCGCGCTGAAGAAGGGCGTCGATATCGTCATCGGCACCCCCGGTCGTGTCGAGGACCTGATGAACCAGGGCAAGCTCGACCTCTCCGACTGCCGGATCGCGGTGCTGGACGAGGCCGACCACATGTGCGAGCTCGGATTCGTCGAACCCGTGCAGCGCATTCTCCGCCGCACGGCCGAGGGCAGCCAGAAGCTCCTGTTCTCCGCGACCCTCGACCGCGAGGTCGCGGCGCTGGTGGACGAGTTCCTCGTGGACCCGGCCGTGTTCGAGGTCGCCGGTGAGGATCAGGAGTCCAGCACGATCGAGCACCGGGTGCTCGTGATCGAGCACCGCGATAAGGCCGACATCCTCACCTCCCTCGTCGACCGGGAGGGCAAGACGCTCGTCTTCGCCCGCACCCGTGCCTACGCCGAGATGCTGGCCGACCAGTTCGACGACGCCGGCATCCCCGCGGTGTCTCTGCACGGCGACCTCAACCAGGCCAAGCGGACGCGGAACCTGGAGAAGCTGACCTCGGGCCGGGTGAACGTGCTGGTGGCCACCGACGTCGCCGCTCGCGGCATCCACGTCGACGACATCGACCTCGTGGTCCAGGCCGATGCGCCGGACGAGTACAAGACCTACCTGCACCGCTCGGGTCGCACCGGTCGTGCGGGGCGTTCGGGCCGCGTCGTCACGCTCATCACACGTCAGCGCCAGCGTCGGATGACCGAGTTGCTCGGTCGCGCCGAGATCGAGGCCCCGTTCGAGCACGCTCGCCTCGACGACGACGTGATCGAGGAGATCGCCGGCCGCGCCCCGTCCGCCGCCGAGCTCACGTCCTGATCGCGTTCACAACTCAGGAGATGCGCATTCGAAGGCCCGGGAACCGCGGTTCCGGGGCCTTCCCACGCCCGGCCTCCTGAGTTGTGGACGCGTGTCAGCCGAGCGTGTGCTCGTGCAGTGCCGTCGTCATGGTCGTGCCGTTGAGGTCGAGGTAAAGGACCCGCTCGGTGACCGTGAGGGTCAGGGTGTTCCGCCGCGCGAGGTGGGG harbors:
- a CDS encoding efflux RND transporter permease subunit, which translates into the protein MSKLAILSLKNRALIALVTIVAAVFGGLALTNLKQELIPSLELPALVVMTTYPGASPEVVENDVSTPIESAIQGVPDLESTTATSTTNASIVQAMFSYGTNLATAEQKIQQAINRISSQLPEDVTPQVLSVSIDDFPVIQVAVTGFEDADNAQAQLESVAIPDLEDVDGVNAAEIVGGVGQRITVTPDAAKLAAAGQSTQAITTALQQNGTLFPGGDITEDGETLTVQTGAKITSVDEIAALPLVGTELTIGDVATVAQVSDPVTSISRVDGEDALSISITKLPAANTVEVSQGVLAALDEIGEALPDAEFTVVFDQAPFIVQSIDTLATEGLLGLVMAVLVILVFLLSVRSTLVTAISIPTSVLITFIGLQAFGYSLNVLTLGALTIAIGRVVDDSIVVIENIKRHYVGDADKGDAIRLAVREVAAAITASTITTVAVFLPIVFVGDMVGELFRPFAMTVTIAMVASLFVALTIVPVLAYWFLKPGKPLLDEHGNAIDPEDPAAPPTTLQRGYRPILGWTLKHSGLTVALAVVVLAGTLAAAPLMKVNFLSDSGQNTMTVTQDLGPTASLQAKSDAAAPVEEALLDIDGIEHVQASIGSSGSALRDAFSGGAGITYSVLTDGDADQEKLRAEVQDAIDGLGDEAGEVTVAASAGFGSSDIEITVTAANGDDLATATSAVVEELDGREGIGQVTDNLAEALPYIAVVVDREAAARVGLSEVAVGTIVSNTMRPQQIGSVEIDDTALTVYLVNPEPPTTVAALQQLAIPTATGIVPLQDIATVEQRNGPTSITTEQGRRTSTVTVPPASDNLAVATQSVTEALAAADLPDGASAEVGGVASQQADSFAQLGLAMLAAILIVYVVMVATFKSLRQPLLLLISVPFAATGAILLQIVTGVPLGVASLIGVLMLIGIVVTNAIVLVDLVNQYREKGLSTAEAVMAGGEKRLRPILMTALATILALTPMALGITGHGGFISQPLAIVVIGGLVSSTVLTLIVLPTLYNLVEGARERRRARKDEHQDAPPVPVHADGTPVSRRELREQHGD
- a CDS encoding aldose 1-epimerase family protein, with translation MNSVSPTGTQVHLRLGDVTAQIAQVGASLRRLRIGEVDLISPYPLDVPTPSCSGVVLVPWPNRIRDGRWDDDGTNRQLSLSEPKTNTASHGLLRYTAYTVEQTEGAATLSATVFPQTGYPYLIETSVAYVLTADGVEVTHTLTNWSDAPAPVALGTHPFPTIGDVDPHDLMLRVPARTAFETDDRMLPIGTRPADPALREGLRVGDVSLDTGFTDLERDPDGRVRHTLTAPDGRAITLWQGEGFDFVQVYTATNYPGTPLAVAIEPMTAPADAFNSGLGLRRLAPGETWTLEWGLSFA
- a CDS encoding DEAD/DEAH box helicase, with product MPKNKKPRGGRAAANFEPRYGAKKTSFHDRHRPSGGRDAARDERPARDDREGRATSGYDRRPGSRSPGHRGYRPDEAESGAPKRRWSSQERAGRDEARNIRNRAESGRREAPHRRDDRTTGGRFEDRSERPRYGDRAGTARFDARPRRDDRGGSARQGFRDGDHRDGGRPRFDDRRTERPRFDRDDRPRGADRRDDRGRAGDQGGERSYDAARARRSFDRDRTQRSFEGGRERPSTGGAYRTERPRRDERPPRDERPTRSDWNAKPKASFEQADDVVHERLEAQAVQAVEVEGVTFADLGLGSNITETLNNMGAATPFPIQAASIPAVLEGRDVLARGRTGSGKTIAFGAPLVERVLQSQAGKRREFGRAPRAIILAPTRELALQIDRTIQPIARSVGLFTTQIYGGVPQGRQVGALKKGVDIVIGTPGRVEDLMNQGKLDLSDCRIAVLDEADHMCELGFVEPVQRILRRTAEGSQKLLFSATLDREVAALVDEFLVDPAVFEVAGEDQESSTIEHRVLVIEHRDKADILTSLVDREGKTLVFARTRAYAEMLADQFDDAGIPAVSLHGDLNQAKRTRNLEKLTSGRVNVLVATDVAARGIHVDDIDLVVQADAPDEYKTYLHRSGRTGRAGRSGRVVTLITRQRQRRMTELLGRAEIEAPFEHARLDDDVIEEIAGRAPSAAELTS